The Thiosulfativibrio zosterae genome has a window encoding:
- a CDS encoding DsbC family protein → MQQKNRLQKWSLGLALMVSLPVMADTANIKKQLAKMIPDAEQALIVETPIKGLYQVTVDTQVVYMSEDGGYLLSGSFINLATRKNLTELAQTAAYKKVMAGFDEKSMIVYPAKGTVKHQVTIFTDIDCPYCTKLHHEVPALNEAGVSVRYMSYPRAGVGSASYNKAVSVWCSDKPTEVMDDAMNKLPVPAKTCANPIASHLSQVQRLGLNGTPAILLESGELLPGYVPANELIKLLNKPS, encoded by the coding sequence ATGCAGCAAAAAAATAGGTTACAAAAATGGAGTTTGGGTCTGGCGCTGATGGTTTCATTGCCAGTTATGGCGGACACGGCAAATATTAAAAAACAATTGGCCAAAATGATTCCCGATGCTGAGCAAGCATTGATTGTTGAGACACCTATTAAAGGCTTGTATCAAGTGACTGTCGATACCCAAGTGGTTTATATGTCGGAAGATGGCGGGTATTTGCTCAGTGGTAGTTTTATTAATCTGGCAACCCGCAAAAATTTAACGGAGTTGGCGCAAACAGCGGCCTATAAAAAGGTCATGGCGGGGTTTGATGAAAAGTCGATGATTGTTTATCCTGCTAAGGGAACTGTTAAGCATCAAGTGACCATTTTTACCGATATTGACTGCCCTTATTGTACTAAGCTTCATCACGAAGTGCCTGCATTGAATGAAGCAGGTGTCAGTGTGCGTTATATGTCTTATCCAAGAGCAGGCGTCGGTTCTGCTTCTTATAATAAAGCGGTATCTGTGTGGTGTTCTGATAAACCCACCGAAGTCATGGACGATGCCATGAATAAACTGCCTGTGCCAGCTAAAACTTGTGCCAATCCAATTGCATCACATTTGTCCCAAGTTCAGCGTTTAGGTTTGAATGGCACGCCAGCAATCTTGTTGGAATCTGGTGAGTTATTACCAGGTTATGTTCCAGCAAACGAGCTCATTAAGTTATTGAATAAACCGAGTTAA
- the xerD gene encoding site-specific tyrosine recombinase XerD, whose product MTKSIKTSKPQTKLAPQIVQFIQSLRILDGLSENTLSAYQNDLKNYQAWLNLQGFSDLLSISSAQLEDYVFALFEQDKQPKSIARAISSLKRFYQFCVVQNLILQDPAALLKPPKLSAMIPKVISESQIEALLNAPDVLSVLGLRDRAILELAYSSGLRVSELVELPYEQINLSAGLVQVTGKGNKERIVPVGEEAIDWLQKYLQTSRPSLVKQKWVGTLFVSRIGRPMTRQTLWHRIKHLAAEAGIVMNLSPHSLRHAFATHLVNHGADLRTVQLLLGHADLSTTQIYTHVAKARLQALHHKHHPRG is encoded by the coding sequence ATGACGAAATCAATTAAAACCTCCAAACCACAGACAAAGTTAGCACCGCAAATAGTGCAGTTTATTCAATCCCTAAGAATCCTGGATGGATTGAGTGAAAACACGCTTTCAGCCTACCAAAATGACCTTAAAAACTACCAGGCCTGGTTAAATTTACAGGGTTTTTCAGATCTTTTGAGCATTTCTTCAGCCCAATTAGAGGATTATGTTTTTGCGCTGTTCGAGCAAGATAAGCAACCTAAATCGATTGCCCGAGCGATATCCAGTCTTAAGCGTTTTTATCAATTTTGTGTGGTGCAAAATTTAATTCTTCAAGACCCGGCGGCGCTATTAAAGCCCCCCAAGCTGAGTGCCATGATTCCTAAAGTAATCAGCGAATCTCAAATTGAGGCATTGCTCAATGCGCCTGATGTATTATCGGTTTTGGGTTTGCGGGATAGAGCCATTTTGGAGTTGGCTTATTCTTCAGGCTTAAGGGTTTCTGAGTTGGTTGAGTTGCCTTATGAACAAATTAACTTGTCAGCCGGATTGGTGCAGGTTACAGGCAAAGGTAATAAAGAACGTATCGTGCCTGTGGGTGAAGAGGCCATTGATTGGTTGCAAAAATATTTACAAACTTCGCGTCCTAGTTTGGTTAAGCAGAAGTGGGTAGGGACGCTTTTTGTATCCAGAATCGGGCGTCCTATGACGCGCCAAACATTATGGCATCGCATTAAACATTTAGCCGCAGAAGCGGGTATTGTGATGAATTTATCACCTCACAGCTTACGCCATGCTTTTGCCACGCATTTGGTCAACCATGGCGCTGATTTAAGAACCGTGCAGTTGCTGTTGGGTCATGCCGATTTATCAACAACTCAAATTTATACCCATGTGGCCAAGGCAAGGTTGCAAGCCCTGCATCATAAACATCACCCAAGAGGGTGA
- the ilvC gene encoding ketol-acid reductoisomerase: MQVYYDKDCDLSIIKSKKVAIIGFGSQGHAHAANLQDSGVDVTVGLRAGSSSIKKAQGYGLKTADVATAVAGADVVMILTPDEFQSVLYKQEIEPNIKQGAVLAFAHGFAIIYNQIVPRKDLDVIMIAPKAPGHTVRSEFVRGGGIPDLIAVHQDASGKAKEVALSYASGVGGGRTGIIETTFREECETDLFGEQAVLCGGAVELVKAGFETLVEAGYAPEMAYFECLHELKLIVDLMFEGGIANMNYSISNNAEYGEYVTGPRVINDESRKAMREALANIQSGEYAKQFILEGQSNYPSMTARRRQNAEHGIEVVGGKLRAMMPWIAANKIVDQDKN, encoded by the coding sequence ATGCAAGTTTATTACGATAAAGATTGTGATTTATCAATCATCAAAAGCAAAAAAGTCGCCATCATTGGTTTCGGTTCTCAGGGCCATGCACATGCCGCTAACCTTCAAGATTCAGGTGTAGATGTTACGGTTGGTTTGCGCGCGGGTTCTTCTTCTATTAAGAAGGCACAGGGTTACGGTTTAAAAACGGCTGATGTTGCAACAGCGGTTGCTGGCGCTGATGTGGTTATGATTTTAACGCCAGATGAATTTCAATCCGTATTGTACAAGCAAGAAATTGAGCCAAACATCAAGCAAGGTGCTGTTCTTGCATTTGCTCACGGTTTTGCCATTATTTATAACCAAATCGTTCCACGCAAAGATTTAGATGTCATCATGATCGCGCCAAAAGCACCAGGTCATACAGTGCGTTCTGAGTTTGTTCGTGGGGGTGGTATTCCTGACTTAATCGCGGTTCATCAGGATGCTTCTGGTAAGGCAAAAGAAGTTGCACTATCTTACGCTTCTGGTGTGGGTGGTGGACGCACAGGTATCATCGAAACCACTTTCCGTGAAGAGTGTGAAACTGACCTATTTGGTGAGCAAGCCGTTCTATGTGGTGGTGCAGTTGAGTTGGTTAAAGCAGGCTTTGAAACTTTGGTTGAAGCAGGTTATGCACCTGAGATGGCTTACTTCGAATGTTTGCACGAATTAAAGTTGATTGTTGATTTGATGTTCGAAGGTGGTATTGCCAACATGAACTATTCAATTTCTAACAACGCAGAATACGGTGAATATGTGACTGGCCCACGCGTCATCAATGACGAGTCTCGTAAAGCTATGCGTGAAGCTTTGGCTAACATTCAGTCTGGTGAATACGCTAAGCAGTTTATTTTAGAAGGGCAATCAAATTATCCTTCAATGACTGCGCGTCGTCGTCAAAACGCAGAGCATGGTATTGAAGTTGTGGGCGGCAAATTACGCGCCATGATGCCTTGGATTGCAGCTAACAAAATTGTTGACCAAGACAAAAACTAA
- the rpsP gene encoding 30S ribosomal protein S16, with product MVVIRLARGGAKKSPYYRVMVADARNAATGGFIEQVGFYNPVARGQEEVSRLDMARIEYWVSKGAQISPRVKSVIKQATK from the coding sequence ATGGTCGTTATTCGTTTAGCCCGTGGTGGAGCCAAAAAAAGCCCTTATTACCGTGTTATGGTCGCTGATGCTCGTAATGCAGCAACAGGTGGATTCATTGAACAAGTTGGTTTTTATAACCCAGTTGCTCGTGGACAAGAAGAAGTTAGCCGTCTTGATATGGCGAGAATTGAATACTGGGTATCTAAAGGTGCTCAAATCAGCCCACGCGTAAAAAGCGTCATTAAGCAAGCTACCAAGTAA
- a CDS encoding flagellin, producing MAIDSISSSYNPAAVSMLQQSLTTGRQINSAADNPSGQAMVTTYTSQINQQDYATRNANDGISLLQTADGVSESVGSQLQRLNELALQAQNGTYNPSQRNILNLEFQQGLQSINQFIGQASFNGTNLLDGSTQNIDIAMGNTSSSLTMPNFSTSGLGLDGLNINSATGASSALESISAALETYTAGRAQFGAQQNGLSSAIDNLSSQSINVQATRSQINDTDYARSIAEVSRQQILDQAGLAMQAQRNQDKSQVLQLLQ from the coding sequence ATGGCCATTGATTCTATTTCCAGCAGCTACAACCCAGCAGCGGTCAGCATGCTACAGCAAAGCTTAACTACGGGCAGACAAATCAACTCTGCAGCAGACAATCCATCCGGTCAAGCAATGGTGACAACTTACACCAGCCAAATCAACCAGCAAGATTATGCCACCCGAAATGCTAATGATGGCATTTCGCTACTACAAACTGCAGACGGTGTCAGTGAAAGTGTTGGCTCACAATTACAGCGTTTAAATGAATTAGCCTTACAAGCTCAAAATGGTACTTATAATCCATCACAACGCAACATCCTAAATCTTGAGTTTCAACAAGGTTTACAAAGCATTAATCAGTTTATTGGACAAGCCAGTTTTAATGGCACTAACTTATTAGACGGTTCTACCCAAAATATCGACATTGCGATGGGCAACACTTCTTCAAGTTTAACCATGCCCAACTTTTCAACTTCAGGCTTGGGGTTAGATGGGCTCAATATCAACTCAGCAACTGGCGCTAGCTCTGCTTTAGAATCTATCAGCGCAGCACTAGAAACTTACACGGCCGGCAGAGCACAATTTGGGGCGCAACAAAATGGCTTAAGCTCTGCCATTGATAACCTCAGCAGCCAGAGCATAAATGTACAAGCCACACGCAGTCAAATTAACGATACCGACTACGCCAGAAGCATTGCAGAAGTCAGCCGCCAACAAATCCTAGACCAAGCGGGTCTTGCCATGCAGGCACAACGCAACCAAGACAAATCTCAAGTATTGCAGTTATTGCAATAA
- a CDS encoding valine--tRNA ligase encodes MEKHFDPTTIEKKWYSVWEHKGYFKPMDSTTGDNYSIMIPPPNVTGSLHMGHAFQDTIMDTLIRYHRMKGDSTLWQPGTDHAGIATQMVVERQLAAKGLSRHDLGRDAFIEKIWEWKAESGGTITQQLRRLGASPDWSRERFTMDDGLSNAVKEVFVQLYEEDLIYRGKRLVNWDPVLHTAVSDLEVISEEEQGSLWHMRYPLTDGSGVLVVATTRPETMFGDQAVAVHPEDERYQHLIGQTITLPLVGREIPIIADDYVDKDFGTGCVKITPAHDFNDYEMGKRHNLPMLNIMTIDAAMNDEVPEKYRGLDRFKARQAVIDDLEALGLMEVIKPHKLMVPRGDRTHAVIEPFLTDQWYVAVEALAKPAIDAVKNGDIEFVPKNWENTYFEWMNNIQDWCISRQIWWGHRIPAWYDESGKVYVGRDEAEVRAKHNLPADLALSQDNDVLDTWFSSALWTFSTLGWPEDTEELKKFHPTSVLVTGFDIIFFWVARMIMMTLKFKGEVPFKQVYVHGLVRDGEGQKMSKSKGNVLDPIDLIDGIDLESLVQKRTSGMMQPEKAAQIEKATRKQFADGIDAYGTDALRFTFASLASTGRDIRFDMNRCEGYRNFCNKLWNATRFVLMNTEGYDTGVDESLPVELSLADKWIVSKLQGLESEVAKQFDNYRFDLASTALYEFIWNEYCDWYLELAKPVLNKDDSGDAAKRGTRKTLVRVLETLLRLLHPITPFITEEAWQAVAPLAGKTGNSLMLEAYPLADPSKVDVDAEAELEWVKAFIMGVRKIRSEMDIKPSKALPILLQNATENDQAWLKNNTVFLTSLAKLESITLLSPNDTAPDAAVALVGEMQILIPMAGLIDKDAELARLQKEITRLQGETQRLDGKLSNESFVARAPADVVEKEKQKLQDSLNALKNLEEQYEKISQL; translated from the coding sequence ATGGAAAAGCATTTCGACCCCACCACGATAGAAAAAAAATGGTATTCAGTTTGGGAGCACAAAGGCTACTTTAAGCCAATGGACAGCACCACTGGCGACAATTACAGCATTATGATTCCACCGCCTAATGTCACGGGCAGCTTGCACATGGGGCACGCCTTTCAAGACACCATTATGGACACCCTCATCCGCTATCATCGCATGAAAGGCGACAGCACGCTTTGGCAACCCGGTACCGACCATGCGGGTATAGCTACGCAAATGGTGGTTGAGCGTCAGCTAGCCGCTAAAGGATTGTCGCGTCATGATTTAGGGCGCGATGCCTTTATCGAAAAAATTTGGGAATGGAAAGCAGAATCCGGTGGCACCATCACCCAACAGTTGCGTCGTTTAGGGGCATCACCCGACTGGTCGCGTGAACGCTTTACGATGGACGACGGCTTGTCGAATGCGGTCAAAGAAGTCTTTGTGCAACTTTACGAAGAAGACCTGATTTACCGTGGCAAGCGTCTGGTGAACTGGGATCCCGTCTTGCACACAGCCGTATCAGATTTAGAAGTTATTTCTGAAGAAGAACAAGGCTCTTTATGGCACATGCGCTATCCACTTACCGATGGTTCTGGCGTTTTAGTGGTAGCCACTACCCGTCCGGAAACCATGTTTGGTGACCAAGCGGTTGCCGTCCACCCAGAAGACGAACGCTACCAGCATCTGATCGGGCAAACCATTACTCTGCCGTTAGTCGGTCGTGAAATCCCTATTATTGCCGATGATTATGTGGATAAAGATTTCGGAACTGGTTGCGTCAAAATCACGCCAGCGCACGACTTTAACGACTATGAAATGGGCAAACGCCACAATCTACCTATGCTCAACATCATGACGATTGATGCAGCCATGAATGATGAAGTGCCTGAAAAATACCGTGGTCTGGATCGTTTCAAGGCCCGCCAAGCCGTGATTGATGATCTTGAAGCTTTGGGATTGATGGAAGTCATCAAACCTCACAAACTTATGGTTCCCCGTGGCGATCGTACCCATGCGGTTATTGAACCCTTCTTAACCGACCAATGGTATGTTGCCGTTGAGGCCTTGGCAAAACCAGCCATCGATGCGGTTAAAAATGGCGACATTGAATTTGTACCTAAAAACTGGGAAAACACCTATTTTGAATGGATGAACAATATTCAAGACTGGTGTATTTCTCGCCAAATTTGGTGGGGACACCGCATTCCCGCATGGTATGACGAGTCTGGCAAGGTCTATGTTGGGCGTGACGAAGCTGAGGTTCGTGCCAAACACAACCTGCCTGCCGACCTTGCTCTCTCCCAAGACAACGATGTACTGGATACTTGGTTCAGTTCAGCACTCTGGACCTTCTCAACACTGGGATGGCCTGAAGACACAGAAGAGCTTAAAAAATTCCACCCAACCTCAGTGTTGGTTACTGGTTTCGACATTATCTTCTTCTGGGTTGCCCGTATGATTATGATGACCCTGAAATTTAAAGGTGAAGTCCCCTTTAAACAAGTTTATGTACATGGTTTGGTGCGGGATGGCGAAGGCCAAAAAATGTCGAAATCCAAAGGCAATGTGCTTGACCCTATCGATTTGATTGATGGTATCGACCTAGAATCCTTGGTACAAAAACGCACCAGCGGCATGATGCAGCCAGAGAAAGCAGCGCAAATTGAAAAAGCCACCCGTAAACAATTTGCCGACGGTATTGATGCCTATGGCACCGATGCCTTGCGCTTTACTTTTGCCTCTTTGGCTTCTACGGGTCGTGACATTCGTTTTGACATGAATCGCTGTGAAGGCTATCGTAATTTTTGTAACAAGTTATGGAATGCTACGCGTTTTGTACTGATGAACACCGAAGGTTATGACACAGGCGTAGATGAATCTTTGCCCGTTGAGTTGTCATTGGCCGACAAATGGATTGTGTCTAAACTACAAGGTCTAGAGTCCGAAGTGGCCAAGCAGTTTGATAACTACCGTTTTGACCTAGCCTCTACCGCCTTGTATGAATTCATTTGGAACGAATATTGCGATTGGTATTTGGAGTTGGCCAAACCCGTTCTTAACAAAGACGATAGCGGTGATGCCGCCAAACGCGGCACTCGCAAAACTTTGGTGCGCGTTTTAGAAACCTTGTTGCGTTTGTTGCACCCAATTACCCCCTTTATCACCGAAGAAGCTTGGCAAGCGGTTGCACCCCTAGCTGGCAAAACCGGCAACAGTTTAATGTTGGAAGCCTATCCGCTCGCCGACCCCAGCAAAGTTGATGTAGATGCCGAAGCGGAATTGGAGTGGGTCAAAGCATTCATTATGGGTGTGCGTAAAATCCGCTCAGAAATGGACATTAAACCCAGCAAAGCCTTGCCAATTTTATTGCAAAATGCCACTGAAAATGACCAGGCCTGGTTAAAAAACAACACGGTTTTCTTAACTTCCTTGGCAAAATTGGAGTCTATCACTCTATTAAGTCCCAACGACACAGCACCCGATGCCGCTGTCGCTTTAGTCGGTGAGATGCAAATTTTAATTCCCATGGCTGGCTTAATCGACAAGGATGCAGAACTGGCGCGTTTGCAAAAGGAAATTACACGCTTGCAAGGCGAAACTCAGCGCTTAGACGGCAAACTGTCTAACGAGAGTTTTGTTGCTCGAGCACCTGCCGATGTTGTTGAAAAAGAAAAACAAAAACTACAAGATTCTTTGAACGCCCTAAAAAACTTAGAGGAACAATATGAAAAAATTAGTCAACTTTAA
- the trmD gene encoding tRNA (guanosine(37)-N1)-methyltransferase TrmD, translating into MRFDVITLFPEAFTALTESGVSRRALVQGLYEFKAWNPRQFTQDKHQTVDDRPYGGGPGMLMMYQPLKDTVDAIKQDIAGELSKEKAQTHVIVMSPQGKPLTQQKVAELAQKSHITIVCGRYEGIDERFINSQVDEEIAVGDFIVSGGELPAMMMMDAVIRLVPGTLGHHLSAVQDSFSDGLLDCPHYTRPEEVDGMRVPDVLLEGHHAKIDAWRHAQKISRTQNRRPDLYEVYLADNAK; encoded by the coding sequence ATGCGTTTTGATGTGATTACCCTGTTTCCAGAAGCCTTTACTGCTTTAACGGAATCAGGTGTTTCTCGGCGTGCTTTGGTGCAGGGGCTTTACGAGTTTAAAGCTTGGAATCCCCGCCAGTTTACGCAGGATAAACATCAAACTGTTGATGACCGACCTTATGGCGGCGGACCTGGGATGTTGATGATGTATCAACCGCTTAAGGACACCGTCGATGCCATTAAGCAAGATATTGCTGGCGAACTTTCGAAAGAAAAAGCCCAAACTCATGTGATAGTTATGTCGCCACAAGGCAAGCCCTTGACACAACAAAAAGTCGCAGAGTTGGCGCAAAAGTCGCACATTACGATTGTATGTGGACGCTACGAAGGGATTGATGAGCGATTCATCAATTCGCAAGTAGACGAAGAAATTGCCGTAGGTGATTTCATCGTGAGCGGCGGAGAGTTACCTGCCATGATGATGATGGATGCGGTGATCCGTTTGGTACCTGGTACCCTTGGTCATCATCTTTCGGCGGTGCAGGATTCTTTTTCGGATGGTTTGTTAGACTGCCCACATTACACCCGACCTGAAGAGGTTGATGGCATGCGAGTGCCGGATGTACTGTTGGAAGGTCATCACGCTAAAATTGATGCATGGCGCCACGCACAAAAAATTTCAAGGACGCAAAATCGTCGTCCTGATTTATATGAAGTTTATTTAGCGGATAACGCCAAATAA
- the rimM gene encoding ribosome maturation factor RimM (Essential for efficient processing of 16S rRNA) — MKDERIIVGQINGVFGVKGWVKVFSHTEPRDNIINYSPWWLNIQGEWKPFDVLDGQTQQGGKAVVALLKGIEDREVARSFMGAQISITPDQLDALRDDDVYYWRDLMGCEVINQDDVLLGTVTELVETGAHDVLRVVDQAQSTTILIPYVFDVYIEEISLEDKRIYVHWDLEEEVDETNQEG; from the coding sequence ATGAAAGACGAAAGAATTATTGTTGGCCAAATTAATGGTGTTTTTGGGGTGAAAGGTTGGGTGAAAGTATTTTCCCATACCGAACCCCGCGATAATATTATTAACTATTCGCCTTGGTGGTTAAACATTCAAGGTGAGTGGAAACCCTTTGATGTGCTGGATGGTCAGACACAACAAGGGGGTAAAGCTGTGGTGGCTTTGCTCAAAGGCATAGAGGATAGGGAAGTTGCGCGTTCTTTTATGGGTGCGCAAATTTCCATCACGCCTGACCAATTAGATGCGTTAAGAGACGATGATGTCTATTACTGGCGTGATCTAATGGGTTGTGAAGTGATCAACCAAGATGATGTTTTGCTTGGAACGGTGACCGAATTGGTCGAGACAGGCGCACATGATGTGCTGCGTGTTGTTGATCAAGCTCAATCAACCACGATTTTAATTCCCTATGTATTTGATGTTTATATCGAAGAAATTTCTTTAGAAGATAAGCGCATTTATGTTCATTGGGATTTAGAAGAAGAGGTTGATGAAACCAATCAGGAAGGTTAA
- a CDS encoding TIGR04211 family SH3 domain-containing protein, which translates to MKKLVNFKTLSLAVFATAAFTVQAPALAEEGSGFKNYVTDSIEIPFRSGPSYKYKINRMIRSGTPVTILEVNDEQWARVEYTDNKGRTFEGWMPSILLQNQPVAKVQLEQEMAKNAKLEQAKIQLTEEIDTLKSRLETTQNSLNDINKETFEIKQDYKRLKEISGNAVAIGEENQSLKQQVLDLSNQNALYKEQIQQAEDVVERQWFLTGGGVLLLGILLGLFFRAPKRKKTWDTL; encoded by the coding sequence ATGAAAAAATTAGTCAACTTTAAGACCCTAAGTCTCGCTGTTTTTGCGACAGCCGCTTTTACGGTTCAAGCGCCCGCGCTTGCAGAAGAAGGTTCAGGATTTAAAAACTATGTGACCGACTCGATTGAAATTCCTTTTCGTTCAGGGCCCAGCTACAAATACAAAATCAATCGTATGATTCGCTCAGGAACGCCTGTGACTATTTTAGAAGTGAATGACGAGCAGTGGGCCAGAGTGGAATACACCGACAATAAAGGCCGTACCTTTGAAGGTTGGATGCCTTCTATTTTGCTGCAAAATCAACCCGTTGCTAAAGTTCAACTTGAGCAAGAGATGGCAAAAAATGCCAAACTTGAGCAAGCAAAGATTCAGCTCACTGAAGAAATTGATACGCTTAAAAGTCGTTTAGAAACCACTCAGAACTCCTTAAATGATATTAACAAAGAAACTTTTGAGATTAAACAAGACTACAAACGCCTCAAAGAAATTTCGGGCAATGCCGTTGCGATTGGTGAAGAGAATCAGTCTTTAAAGCAGCAGGTATTAGATTTAAGCAATCAAAATGCACTTTATAAAGAACAAATTCAACAAGCAGAAGATGTGGTTGAACGCCAATGGTTTTTAACCGGTGGTGGCGTTTTGTTACTTGGGATTTTACTGGGCTTGTTTTTCCGAGCGCCCAAACGCAAAAAAACCTGGGATACTTTATAA
- the ilvN gene encoding acetolactate synthase small subunit, whose translation MKHIISMLMENESGALSRVSGLFSARGYNIHTLNVAPTEDATLSRLTLVTSGSEQQIEQIVKHLNRLIDVVKVVDLSEGNHIERELMLIKVSATGEMREEFKRLTDIFRGQIVDVNGTIYTIQLVGESQKLDAFIEAIDSGLIIETVRSGTVGLMRGEKSLHI comes from the coding sequence ATGAAACATATTATTTCTATGCTTATGGAAAACGAATCTGGTGCGTTATCTCGCGTTTCTGGGCTATTTTCAGCGCGTGGTTACAACATCCATACTCTGAATGTGGCACCGACAGAAGATGCGACCCTATCGCGTTTGACTTTGGTAACCAGTGGTTCTGAACAGCAAATCGAACAGATTGTTAAACACCTTAACCGTTTAATAGATGTTGTTAAGGTGGTTGATTTATCTGAAGGTAATCACATTGAGCGTGAATTGATGTTGATTAAAGTATCTGCAACGGGCGAGATGCGTGAAGAGTTTAAGCGTTTAACCGATATATTCCGTGGTCAAATTGTGGATGTTAATGGCACCATTTACACCATTCAGTTGGTTGGAGAAAGCCAAAAGCTAGATGCTTTTATCGAGGCCATTGACTCTGGGCTCATCATTGAAACGGTTCGTTCTGGAACTGTTGGTTTGATGCGCGGCGAAAAATCACTTCATATTTGA
- the rplS gene encoding 50S ribosomal protein L19, with protein MSDIIKRIEAEQMTKQLPDFAPGDTVVVQVKVKDGNNERLQAYEGVVIAKRNRGLNSNFIVRKISHGVGVERTFQTYSPLVESVVVKRRGAVRRAKLYYLRDLSGRAARIREKV; from the coding sequence ATGAGCGATATCATCAAGCGTATTGAAGCAGAACAAATGACCAAACAACTACCAGATTTTGCACCTGGTGATACAGTTGTGGTTCAAGTTAAAGTAAAAGATGGTAACAACGAGCGTTTACAGGCTTATGAAGGTGTTGTAATTGCTAAAAGAAACCGTGGTTTAAACTCTAACTTCATCGTTCGCAAAATTTCTCACGGTGTAGGTGTGGAGCGTACTTTCCAAACTTACAGCCCATTAGTTGAAAGCGTTGTTGTTAAGCGTCGTGGTGCGGTTCGTCGCGCAAAGCTTTACTACCTACGCGATCTTTCTGGTCGTGCTGCGCGTATCAGAGAAAAAGTGTAA